AACTGAACAATAAATGAACAACGCATCTATTGCAAAAATCCACGCCACAAACCGGGCGATGGCGTTACTGCTCCCCGCCAAACAACACGACTGGCTCTCGCCGTCTAGTCACACGCCACCGATGCACTATTAGCGCTTTTATCCGCCCCAATTGCTTGCAAATTACACCCCTGTACTAAATTTAACGGGCGCAGCAGTAACGTGCACTCAGCAGTCAATAAGTATCCTAAGGACAAAGAGATATGCGCCTGGCTCCCCTCGCCGCGTTCAGCCTTACCGTGGCAACCATTGCCGCTTGCTCTGTCACCCCCGAAGCAATCGATGAAGCCAGCGTGGACCAACGAGCCAGCACTGACTGGATGACGGTGTTCGGCAATCAGCAACCGGTTACCGGTCCGATTGACCTCAACGAAGCGATTGCCCGCGCCATCGCCTACAACATGGACAACCGCCTCAAACTGATGGAGGCGGTGGTCGCCAACCGCAACCTGCGACTGTCCCGCTGGGACATGCTGCCAGAAATTGCCGCCAGCGCCGGCTACCACCATCGCAACAAGCAGCACTTTGCCTCCAGTGAGGACGTCAACGGCAACCAGTCCCTGGCCCAGTCCACCTCCCTGGACAAAACCTACAGCACCGCGGGGCTGGAACTGTCGTGGAATGTGCTGGATTTCGGCATCAACTACCTGTCGGCCAAACAGGCCGCGGACGGGGTGATGATCGCCATCGAGCGTCAGCGCAAATTGATGCACAACGTCATCATGGATGTGGAGTACGCCTTCTGGATGGCCGCCGCCGCCCAGCGCGCCCACACTCAGCTGCCCGGGCTGATCGAACAGACCCACCGCGCGCTGGAGAAATCCCGCCAAAGTGCCGAGCGCGGCCTGCGCCAGACCGAGGCCAGCCTTTCCTACCGCCGCGACCTGCTGGACCTGATGCAACAGCTGCTGGCCCTGGAAGCGGACATGTTCAACGCAAAAATGGAACTGGCGTCGATGATGGGTCTGCCCCCCGGGACAGAGTTCACCGTCAGCGCCAGCCAGAGCGATATCCTGCGCAGCCCGTTTGCGGAAATGAGTGTGCCGGAGCTGGAGCAGTACAGCCTGCGCAACCGCCCGGAACTGCTGGAAGAAGACTATCGCGAGCGCATCGCCGCCACCGAAATCCGCAAGGCCTGCCTGCAACTGCTGCCCGGCCTGGAATTGCGCACCGGCTATTTCTACGACGACAACAGCTACCTGCTGTACAACGACTGGGCCGAAAGCAGTCTGAGGCTGACCTGGGACCTGCTCGGCACCGTGGTGGCCGGCCGCGATCTGGTGGGCTACGCCCGTGACAGTGAGCGCCTCGGCGATGTGCGCCGCGCCGCGCTCACCGTGGCAGTACTCACCCAGGTCAACCTGGCCTACAGCCACATGCGCCGCGCACAGCTGAATCACGGTTATGCCGAAGAACTGGCAGACATCGACGGCGCCATGGCGAGCCAGTCCCGCGCCCGCTGGCAGTCCAGCCAGGGCACCGAACTGGAAACCATTCACGCCGCCACCCAGGCCCTGCTCTCGAATGTGGAGCGCGATGCCAGCTATGCCGACTGGCGCAGCGCCAACAGCCGCCTCGCCAACGCCGTGGGCTTCCAGCCGGAGTTTTATATCGACTACCGCCAGCCGCTGGAGGTTATCGAGCAGCAGGTAGCAGACATGCGCACCCAGGGCGCGAGCATGGAACTGTTGCCGGTCGGCGGGTACAACTCGGACGGCGCCGAGAAACGCGAGGCGGAAATCCGTGAAGACGGGCTGGATGCCGCTTACTGGTAAACGCCATCGCACTCAATGCATGCAGACGTTCGCAGTCCGACGGTAATGATGGTCGCAATGTACGAGACACTCTGAGGATGGAGTGTCTGTACCAGACCGAGGTAGAGGTATCCGTGGTAGAAGTATCCGTAGCAGTATCCGAGGGAGAAGTCTCTGATTCCGGGGTGAACCAACCTGCTGTAGCGGCAGCGCGACATCCCCTGCCCGCGCTCATTTTCGCAGCCGCGCTCACCCTGTGTTGCGCTCTGCCAACCCCGCTGCAGGCGCACAGTGCCAGCCAGCCTTCCGTCGACAGCAATCACACCGCCCCCGCCAAACTCAACGCCCTCAGCCGGGTACAGCTTTCCAGCGAACTGGCCGGACGCATTACCGAAGTGCGCCTGCGTGCCGGCGACCGTTTCGACAAAGGCGATCTGCTGGCGCGTTTCGACTGCACCGAACTCAAGGCCGAACTGGAGGGCGCCGACACCCGCCGCGCCCTTGCCCGCCGGCAACTGGATGCCAATATTTCCCTCAAACAGCTGGGCGGCAATATCAGCGAGCTGGAAATGGTACAGAGCGAATCACAGCTTGCAGAAGCCACCGCCAATACCAAAGTGCTCAAGCACCGCACCGGTTACTGCGAGGTGCGCGCACCTTTCTCCGGTTTTGTGATCAGTCGCAGTATCGAGCCCCACCAGCGGGTGGAAGTCGGTGCACCACTGCTGGAGCTGGTGGACAACCGGGGGCTGGAAGTGGAAGCCATCATCGATTCCGCCTGGCTGGAACACCTCTCCATCGGCGACACGTTCAGGGTCGTGATCAATGAAACCGGACGCGAGTACACCGCCACCCTGCAGCGGATAGTGCCGGTGGTGGATCCGGTTACCCGCACGGTGCGAGTGATCGGCAACATCGAAAAAACACCCGGCGAAATTTCCCCGCTGTCCGCCTCTGGCGCATTGCTGATTTCCGGGATGAGCGGCGAAGCGCACTTTGCTCTCGACCGCCCTGATGACAAATCCGCGGCACTGCTCGCGGACAGGCCATCCAACAAACGCGACGGAGCCGACTGACGTGGATGCGCGGCTGCTGGAAAAACTGAATCATTTTCTCGCGCTGGAAAACCGGCTGCGCAATGCCAGCAACCTGCAGCAGATCGCGCAGATTGCCAGCAGTGACAGTCAGCAACTGCTCGCGTTTGACAGCTGCCTGTTTTTTTCCGGCCCGCACCTGAAACTGATCGCCGCCTCCAATGTTTCCACCGTGGATGCCACCAGCAGCGAGGCCCAGGGATGGCGCGAACAGGTGCGCCGCCACTTCGCCGACGCCACCGCGCAACCGCCACTGCAACTGGAAATTCCCCCGCCGGAACACCACCGCAATGAGGTCGCCAGCCAAACCCTGACGCTGATGCCACTGGGCAATAAAAACCCTGAAGGCTGCCTGGCCATACTGCGCCAGCGACGCTTCTCCGAACAGGAGTTGCAGGTGCTGCGGGAGCTGGCCGCTGCCGTGCATCAGGCGATACTGGCCCAGCGCGGTGCGCGGCGATTTTCCCTGCGCCGCTGGTGCCGTCGGCGACCATTGCTGGTCGCCGCCGCCCTCGCCGCCATCGGCCTGATTCCGGTGCGCCAGAGTGTGCTGGCACCGGCTACCCTGGCGGCGATAGAGCCGCGTATTGTGTCTGCGCGCACCGATGGTGTCGTGCGGGAAATCGTGATTCCACCCAATGCCCCGGTGCAAAGTGGACAGCTGCTGTTCACCCTGGAAGATGCAGAGGTCACCGCAGAAATCGACCGTGTGCAGCAGGAGATTGTGCTCTACCAGGAGCGCCTGCGCATGACTCGCCAATACAATTTCCAGCAGGCCTCCGCGGGCCACAAGCTGGCACAGGCGGAAACAGACCTGTCCATTCGCAAGCTTGATCTGGAATACCAGAACACCCTGCTGGAAAAAACCCGGGTAAAGGCGCCCGCCTCAGGTGTGGCCATTTATACCGACCCCGCCGA
This is a stretch of genomic DNA from Microbulbifer bruguierae. It encodes these proteins:
- a CDS encoding efflux RND transporter periplasmic adaptor subunit, whose product is MECLYQTEVEVSVVEVSVAVSEGEVSDSGVNQPAVAAARHPLPALIFAAALTLCCALPTPLQAHSASQPSVDSNHTAPAKLNALSRVQLSSELAGRITEVRLRAGDRFDKGDLLARFDCTELKAELEGADTRRALARRQLDANISLKQLGGNISELEMVQSESQLAEATANTKVLKHRTGYCEVRAPFSGFVISRSIEPHQRVEVGAPLLELVDNRGLEVEAIIDSAWLEHLSIGDTFRVVINETGREYTATLQRIVPVVDPVTRTVRVIGNIEKTPGEISPLSASGALLISGMSGEAHFALDRPDDKSAALLADRPSNKRDGAD
- a CDS encoding efflux RND transporter periplasmic adaptor subunit → MDARLLEKLNHFLALENRLRNASNLQQIAQIASSDSQQLLAFDSCLFFSGPHLKLIAASNVSTVDATSSEAQGWREQVRRHFADATAQPPLQLEIPPPEHHRNEVASQTLTLMPLGNKNPEGCLAILRQRRFSEQELQVLRELAAAVHQAILAQRGARRFSLRRWCRRRPLLVAAALAAIGLIPVRQSVLAPATLAAIEPRIVSARTDGVVREIVIPPNAPVQSGQLLFTLEDAEVTAEIDRVQQEIVLYQERLRMTRQYNFQQASAGHKLAQAETDLSIRKLDLEYQNTLLEKTRVKAPASGVAIYTDPAEWIGRRIRAGEKVMEIVKPDARQIQIDLPTVDAIGLPQQARTVFYAESNPLAPIEGQLHYHSLLTSEGENLPASYRLLATIDEDQPQIPINTRGHARLYGARVPLIYYLLRRPLATARRWIGV
- a CDS encoding TolC family protein; the encoded protein is MRLAPLAAFSLTVATIAACSVTPEAIDEASVDQRASTDWMTVFGNQQPVTGPIDLNEAIARAIAYNMDNRLKLMEAVVANRNLRLSRWDMLPEIAASAGYHHRNKQHFASSEDVNGNQSLAQSTSLDKTYSTAGLELSWNVLDFGINYLSAKQAADGVMIAIERQRKLMHNVIMDVEYAFWMAAAAQRAHTQLPGLIEQTHRALEKSRQSAERGLRQTEASLSYRRDLLDLMQQLLALEADMFNAKMELASMMGLPPGTEFTVSASQSDILRSPFAEMSVPELEQYSLRNRPELLEEDYRERIAATEIRKACLQLLPGLELRTGYFYDDNSYLLYNDWAESSLRLTWDLLGTVVAGRDLVGYARDSERLGDVRRAALTVAVLTQVNLAYSHMRRAQLNHGYAEELADIDGAMASQSRARWQSSQGTELETIHAATQALLSNVERDASYADWRSANSRLANAVGFQPEFYIDYRQPLEVIEQQVADMRTQGASMELLPVGGYNSDGAEKREAEIREDGLDAAYW